The following are encoded in a window of Solidesulfovibrio magneticus RS-1 genomic DNA:
- a CDS encoding 4Fe-4S binding protein, translating into MTALGVALQFLGLLVFAAHSLRGGDLGLCASVLVLAGLLAARRDLARWLVGPALLAAGLIFAEAGRDMVAFRLAAGLPWLRLAGIMAGVVAVCLAGGLFAFTRRGEAFGRRGPGNVAPRAAAFWIAVTLLAVARAKVDFPILLLDRFAPGWGWLEITALGLYAAWLTGLMLAAPRTGPLRSRYWGAFSLVFFGQLALGLAGATVFLMTGALHLPVPALIAAGPAYRGGGYFMPILYLSTVLLVGPGWCSHLCYIGAADDACARLGRPVPRRLPAGRTWWRAATLALTVGGALVLRWLEVPLGVAVTAAAVFGLVGLGIMATFSRKAGVMVHCAMYCPIGLLGNILGKISPWRVRIGQGCDGCGRCSRVCRYLALTPADLDKGRPGLSCTLCGDCLSACPGGRIGLRFPGLSPEAARQAFFALVVALHAVFLGVARI; encoded by the coding sequence ATGACGGCCCTTGGCGTCGCGCTCCAGTTTCTGGGCTTGCTCGTCTTCGCCGCCCACAGCCTGCGCGGCGGCGATCTGGGCCTGTGCGCCTCCGTCCTGGTCCTGGCCGGCTTGTTGGCGGCCCGGCGCGACCTGGCCCGGTGGCTGGTCGGTCCGGCCCTGCTGGCCGCCGGGTTGATCTTTGCCGAGGCCGGGCGCGACATGGTCGCTTTTCGGCTGGCGGCCGGGCTGCCCTGGTTGCGGTTGGCCGGCATCATGGCCGGGGTGGTGGCCGTGTGCCTGGCTGGCGGACTTTTTGCCTTCACGCGCCGGGGGGAAGCCTTTGGCCGGCGCGGCCCGGGAAACGTCGCGCCCCGGGCGGCGGCTTTCTGGATCGCGGTCACGCTGTTGGCCGTGGCCCGGGCCAAGGTCGACTTTCCGATCCTGCTCCTGGACCGGTTTGCGCCTGGCTGGGGGTGGCTGGAAATCACGGCCCTGGGCCTCTACGCCGCCTGGCTGACCGGCTTGATGCTGGCCGCGCCGCGAACCGGCCCCTTGCGGTCGCGCTACTGGGGTGCCTTTTCGTTGGTGTTTTTCGGCCAGCTGGCCCTGGGGCTGGCCGGGGCCACGGTCTTTCTCATGACCGGGGCGCTGCATCTGCCCGTGCCGGCGCTTATTGCCGCCGGACCGGCCTACCGGGGGGGCGGCTATTTCATGCCCATCCTCTATCTGTCCACGGTGCTGCTGGTCGGCCCGGGCTGGTGTTCGCACCTGTGTTACATCGGCGCGGCCGACGACGCCTGCGCCCGGCTTGGCCGGCCCGTGCCCAGGCGGCTGCCGGCCGGACGGACATGGTGGCGGGCGGCGACCTTGGCGCTTACCGTCGGCGGCGCGCTTGTCCTGCGCTGGCTGGAGGTTCCCCTTGGCGTCGCCGTCACGGCGGCGGCCGTCTTCGGGCTGGTGGGCCTGGGGATCATGGCGACCTTTTCCCGCAAGGCCGGCGTCATGGTCCATTGCGCCATGTATTGCCCCATCGGGCTTTTGGGGAATATTCTCGGGAAGATCAGCCCCTGGCGGGTGCGCATCGGCCAGGGCTGCGACGGCTGCGGCCGGTGTTCGCGGGTCTGCCGCTATCTGGCGCTGACTCCGGCCGATCTGGACAAGGGCCGGCCGGGCCTGTCCTGCACGCTGTGCGGCGACTGCCTGTCCGCCTGTCCGGGCGGGCGCATCGGGTTGCGGTTTCCGGGGCTGTCGCCCGAGGCGGCGCGCCAGGCCTTTTTCGCCCTGGTGGTGGCCCTGCACGCGGTGTTTTTGGGCGTGGCGCGAATTTGA
- a CDS encoding Sec-independent protein translocase subunit TatA has translation MGAFSIWHWLVVLGVVIIIFGPSRLPSLGHDLGKAIRGFKDSMGEKDITPVDPQNDQKRS, from the coding sequence ATGGGCGCGTTTTCGATTTGGCACTGGCTGGTGGTCTTGGGAGTCGTCATCATCATCTTCGGACCGAGCCGGCTGCCGAGCCTGGGCCACGACCTGGGCAAGGCCATCCGGGGCTTCAAGGACTCCATGGGCGAAAAGGACATTACACCGGTCGATCCTCAAAACGACCAGAAACGGTCCTAG